From the genome of Deinococcus betulae, one region includes:
- a CDS encoding SDR family oxidoreductase, whose protein sequence is MKRRPTSDDLKDAQKLPYPARQSDMQPPPQTDLRDYRPAGKLEGKVALITGGDSGIGRAVALAFALEGARVAIVYNENDGDAQDTRQLVEDRGGACLVVRADVRHKAECQAAVTQTVEVYGGLNVLVNNAAYQMAQPDILALTEEQLRRTTETNLYGYIFMIQAALPHLKAGDAIINTGSIVGEVGNELLVDYTATKGGIHALTKSLALQLGKGKKGIRVNAVLPGPVWTPNIPGTMPLEEVQRFGYEVALGRPGQPEELAPAYVFLASDDSSFVMGSLLHVTGGKLSSDS, encoded by the coding sequence ATGAAACGCCGCCCCACGTCCGACGACCTGAAAGACGCCCAGAAGCTGCCCTACCCGGCCCGGCAGTCGGACATGCAGCCCCCGCCCCAGACTGACCTGCGGGATTACCGCCCGGCAGGCAAACTGGAGGGGAAGGTGGCCCTGATTACCGGGGGCGACAGCGGCATTGGGCGGGCGGTGGCGCTGGCGTTTGCACTGGAGGGGGCGCGGGTGGCCATCGTGTACAACGAGAACGACGGCGACGCCCAGGACACCCGCCAATTGGTGGAGGACCGGGGCGGCGCCTGCCTGGTGGTCAGGGCCGACGTGCGCCACAAAGCCGAATGTCAGGCGGCGGTGACGCAGACGGTAGAGGTCTACGGCGGCCTGAACGTGCTGGTGAACAACGCGGCGTACCAGATGGCCCAGCCGGACATTCTGGCGCTCACTGAGGAACAGCTGCGGCGCACCACCGAGACCAACCTGTACGGCTATATCTTCATGATTCAGGCGGCGCTGCCGCACCTGAAGGCGGGGGACGCCATCATCAACACCGGCTCGATTGTGGGCGAGGTCGGCAACGAACTGCTGGTGGACTACACCGCCACCAAAGGCGGCATCCACGCCCTGACCAAGTCGCTGGCGCTGCAACTGGGCAAGGGCAAAAAGGGCATTCGGGTGAACGCCGTGTTGCCCGGCCCGGTCTGGACCCCCAACATCCCCGGCACCATGCCCCTGGAGGAAGTGCAGCGCTTTGGGTACGAGGTCGCGCTGGGCCGCCCCGGGCAGCCCGAAGAACTGGCCCCGGCCTATGTCTTTCTGGCCAGCGACGACAGCTCGTTCGTCATGGGCAGCCTGCTGCACGTCACCGGCGGCAAATTGTCCAGCGATTCCTGA
- the glf gene encoding UDP-galactopyranose mutase, translating into MTEVAAQPGFDYLIVGAGFAGAVLAERLATETGARVLIVDRRPHIGGNAYDRYDDAGILIHPYGPHIFHTNSADVFAYLSRFTDWRPYQHRVLASVDGQQLPIPINLDTVNRLYGLNLTAFELEAFFASVAEPAAQIRTSEDVVVSKVGRDLYNKFFRGYTRKQWGLDPSELDASVTARVPTRTNRDDRYFADTYQAMPLHGYTRMFEAMLAHPNIKVMLNTDYRELQGLLPWRHMIYTGPVDAFFNHCYGRLPYRSLEFVHETHATPQFQPVGTVNYPNDYGYTRISEFKHITGQAHPQTSVVYEYPQAEGDPYYPVPRPENAELYKRYEALTHTRPDVTFVGRLATYRYYNMDQVVAQALATFRRLTAGPEASELAVQPG; encoded by the coding sequence ATGACTGAGGTTGCTGCCCAGCCGGGCTTTGATTACCTGATCGTGGGGGCGGGGTTTGCGGGCGCTGTCCTGGCCGAGCGCCTGGCCACGGAAACCGGGGCGCGGGTGCTGATCGTGGACCGCCGCCCCCATATCGGCGGGAACGCCTATGACCGCTACGACGACGCGGGCATCCTGATTCACCCCTACGGGCCGCATATCTTCCACACCAACTCCGCCGATGTCTTTGCCTACCTGTCGCGCTTTACCGATTGGCGGCCCTACCAGCACCGGGTCCTGGCCAGCGTGGACGGCCAGCAGCTGCCCATTCCCATCAACCTCGACACCGTCAACCGCCTGTATGGCCTGAACCTCACGGCGTTTGAACTTGAGGCCTTTTTCGCCTCGGTGGCCGAGCCGGCCGCGCAGATCCGCACGAGTGAGGACGTGGTGGTCTCCAAGGTGGGGCGCGACCTGTACAACAAGTTTTTCCGGGGGTACACCCGCAAGCAGTGGGGGCTGGACCCCAGCGAGTTGGACGCCTCGGTTACAGCCCGCGTGCCCACGCGCACCAACCGCGACGACCGCTATTTTGCCGACACCTACCAGGCCATGCCGCTGCACGGCTACACCCGAATGTTCGAGGCCATGCTGGCGCACCCCAACATCAAGGTAATGCTGAACACCGACTACCGTGAGCTTCAGGGCCTGTTGCCCTGGCGGCACATGATCTACACCGGCCCGGTGGACGCCTTCTTTAACCACTGTTACGGGCGCCTGCCGTACCGCAGCCTGGAGTTCGTTCACGAGACGCACGCCACGCCTCAGTTTCAGCCAGTGGGGACGGTCAATTACCCCAACGACTACGGCTACACCCGCATCAGCGAGTTCAAGCACATCACCGGGCAGGCGCATCCCCAGACCAGCGTGGTCTACGAGTACCCGCAGGCCGAAGGCGACCCCTACTACCCGGTGCCACGCCCCGAAAATGCCGAGCTGTACAAGCGCTACGAAGCGCTGACCCACACCCGCCCGGACGTGACCTTTGTGGGCCGCCTGGCCACCTACCGGTACTACAACATGGACCAGGTGGTGGCGCAGGCACTGGCGACCTTCCGCCGCCTGACCGCTGGTCCGGAAGCGTCAGAACTGGCTGTGCAGCCGGGCTAA
- a CDS encoding glycosyltransferase family 1 protein: MTRFISAVSVSAEPALLVLAHLRWAFVFQRPQHLMTRAARSRPVYYIEEPVFGEWADHWVFAQDPSGVQVCTPHIQTGHSPDESQARTARLLEGLVASEDLLHYDLWVYAPMEWPVTVGLTPRLTVYDCMDELANFKGAPPALRGRERQLMARADVVFTGGHRLYEAKVSQHSNVHPFPSSVDTAHFAQARGPQPDPQDQRDLPRPRLGFAGVIDERLDTALLGDLARRRPEWQLVLLGPVVKIDPAELPRAPNLHYLGMKPYAQLPAYFAHWDAALLPFAHNAATEYISPTKTPEYLAAGLSVVSTSIRDVVRPYGEGDMVRIADGIDAFEAACVAALAEAGSALAHERRARADTYLTGLSWDRTWRDMAAELTRAAPALEPLAADD; this comes from the coding sequence ATGACCCGCTTCATTTCTGCTGTCTCCGTTTCGGCCGAACCAGCCCTTCTCGTGCTGGCCCATCTGCGCTGGGCTTTTGTCTTCCAGCGGCCACAGCACCTGATGACCCGCGCCGCCCGTTCGCGCCCGGTGTACTACATCGAGGAGCCGGTCTTTGGGGAGTGGGCCGACCACTGGGTCTTTGCCCAGGACCCCTCGGGCGTGCAGGTGTGCACGCCGCATATTCAGACGGGTCACTCGCCAGACGAGTCCCAGGCCCGGACTGCTCGCCTGCTGGAAGGCTTAGTCGCCAGTGAAGACCTGCTGCACTACGACCTGTGGGTATATGCCCCGATGGAATGGCCCGTAACGGTCGGCTTGACGCCCCGTCTGACCGTGTACGACTGCATGGATGAGCTGGCCAACTTCAAGGGGGCCCCGCCGGCCCTGCGCGGGCGTGAACGGCAACTGATGGCCCGCGCCGACGTGGTGTTCACGGGAGGCCACCGCCTGTACGAGGCCAAGGTCAGCCAGCACTCTAATGTGCATCCCTTTCCCTCGTCGGTGGACACGGCGCATTTTGCCCAGGCCAGGGGGCCGCAGCCTGACCCACAAGACCAGCGCGACCTGCCCCGGCCACGCCTGGGATTTGCCGGCGTGATTGACGAGCGGTTGGACACGGCCCTGCTGGGCGACCTGGCCCGACGCCGCCCGGAGTGGCAGCTGGTGCTGCTGGGGCCAGTTGTCAAGATTGACCCCGCCGAGCTGCCGCGCGCCCCCAACCTGCACTACCTGGGTATGAAACCCTACGCCCAACTGCCCGCTTACTTTGCCCACTGGGACGCCGCACTGCTGCCCTTCGCCCACAACGCGGCCACCGAGTACATCAGCCCCACCAAGACGCCGGAATACCTGGCCGCCGGCCTGAGTGTGGTGTCCACCTCTATCCGCGATGTGGTACGCCCGTACGGCGAAGGCGACATGGTGCGCATTGCTGACGGCATAGACGCCTTTGAGGCCGCCTGCGTGGCGGCCCTGGCCGAGGCCGGCAGCGCCCTGGCCCATGAGCGCCGGGCCCGCGCCGACACCTATCTGACCGGCCTGTCCTGGGACCGCACCTGGCGGGACATGGCCGCCGAACTGACCCGCGCGGCGCCCGCCCTGGAGCCGCTGGCCGCCGATGACTGA